A single Chiloscyllium punctatum isolate Juve2018m chromosome 26, sChiPun1.3, whole genome shotgun sequence DNA region contains:
- the siah1 gene encoding E3 ubiquitin-protein ligase Siah1 isoform X2 yields MSRQTATTLPTGTSKCTPAQRVPALAGTTASNSDLASLFECPVCFDYVLPPILQCQSGHLVCSNCRPKLTCCPTCRGPLGSIRNLAMEKVANSVLFPCKYASSGCEITLPHTEKADHEELCEFRPYSCPCPGASCKWQGSLDAVMPHLMHQHKSITTLQGEDIVFLATDINLPGAVDWVMMQSCFGFHFMLVLEKQEKYDGHQQFFAIVQLIGTRKQAENFAYRLELNGHRRRLTWEATPRSIHEGIATAIMNSDCLVFDTSIAQLFAENGNLGINVTISMC; encoded by the coding sequence ATGAGTCGTCAGACTGCCACAACACTCCCTACTGGTACATCAAAATGCACTCCTGCCCAAAGAGTCCCAGCATTGGCAGGAACTACAGCCTCCAATAGTGATTTAGCAAGTCTTTTTGAGTGTCCAGTCTGCTTTGACTATGTACTGCCACCAATTCTTCAGTGCCAGAGTGGCCATCTTGTCTGCAGTAACTGCCGTCCTAAGCTTACATGTTGTCCCACTTGCCGGGGCCCATTGGGTTCCATTCGCAATTTGGCGATGGAAAAAGTGGCCAACTCTGTACTGTTTCCTTGTAAATATGCCTCTTCAGGTTGTGAGATAACACTGCCACATACAGAGAAAGCAGACCATGAGGAACTCTGTGAGTTCAGGCCATACTCATGTCCTTGCCCTGGTGCTTCTTGTAAATGGCAGGGTTCTCTGGATGCTGTAATGCCACATCTGATGCATCAACACAAGTCCATTACAACCTTACAGGGTGAGGACATAGTTTTCCTGGCTACAGACATTAACCTTCCAGGTGCAGTAGATTGGGTTATGATGCAGtcatgttttggctttcatttcaTGTTGGTCTTAGAAAAACAGGAAAAGTATGATGGCCACCAACAATTTTTTGCCATAGTACAACTAATTGGAACACGCAAGCAAGCTGAAAACTTTGCCTATAGACTTGAACTCAATGGCCACAGACGACGCCTGACTTGGGAAGCAACTCCTCGCTCCATTCACGAGGGAATTGCTACAGCAATTATGAACAGTGACTGTCTGGTATTTGACACTAGCATTGCACAGCTTTTTGCAGAAAATGGAAACTTGGGAATTAATGTTACGATCTCTATGTGTTGA
- the siah1 gene encoding E3 ubiquitin-protein ligase Siah1 isoform X1, translating into MYALPEMSRQTATTLPTGTSKCTPAQRVPALAGTTASNSDLASLFECPVCFDYVLPPILQCQSGHLVCSNCRPKLTCCPTCRGPLGSIRNLAMEKVANSVLFPCKYASSGCEITLPHTEKADHEELCEFRPYSCPCPGASCKWQGSLDAVMPHLMHQHKSITTLQGEDIVFLATDINLPGAVDWVMMQSCFGFHFMLVLEKQEKYDGHQQFFAIVQLIGTRKQAENFAYRLELNGHRRRLTWEATPRSIHEGIATAIMNSDCLVFDTSIAQLFAENGNLGINVTISMC; encoded by the exons atgtatgccTTACCAG aaATGAGTCGTCAGACTGCCACAACACTCCCTACTGGTACATCAAAATGCACTCCTGCCCAAAGAGTCCCAGCATTGGCAGGAACTACAGCCTCCAATAGTGATTTAGCAAGTCTTTTTGAGTGTCCAGTCTGCTTTGACTATGTACTGCCACCAATTCTTCAGTGCCAGAGTGGCCATCTTGTCTGCAGTAACTGCCGTCCTAAGCTTACATGTTGTCCCACTTGCCGGGGCCCATTGGGTTCCATTCGCAATTTGGCGATGGAAAAAGTGGCCAACTCTGTACTGTTTCCTTGTAAATATGCCTCTTCAGGTTGTGAGATAACACTGCCACATACAGAGAAAGCAGACCATGAGGAACTCTGTGAGTTCAGGCCATACTCATGTCCTTGCCCTGGTGCTTCTTGTAAATGGCAGGGTTCTCTGGATGCTGTAATGCCACATCTGATGCATCAACACAAGTCCATTACAACCTTACAGGGTGAGGACATAGTTTTCCTGGCTACAGACATTAACCTTCCAGGTGCAGTAGATTGGGTTATGATGCAGtcatgttttggctttcatttcaTGTTGGTCTTAGAAAAACAGGAAAAGTATGATGGCCACCAACAATTTTTTGCCATAGTACAACTAATTGGAACACGCAAGCAAGCTGAAAACTTTGCCTATAGACTTGAACTCAATGGCCACAGACGACGCCTGACTTGGGAAGCAACTCCTCGCTCCATTCACGAGGGAATTGCTACAGCAATTATGAACAGTGACTGTCTGGTATTTGACACTAGCATTGCACAGCTTTTTGCAGAAAATGGAAACTTGGGAATTAATGTTACGATCTCTATGTGTTGA